The proteins below come from a single Tsuneonella deserti genomic window:
- a CDS encoding cytochrome c3 family protein, producing MGFRIRQIDTTATGREIVRERRVEGDTLTIGRSAENDIAIPDLAVEQHHVRVAAGEGDRWTFEAAGTLGFTLDGRTRESETVEDGGAELVLGAYRLDFAAGADGEVDVTVRKREEREGGRSEGVHGFTLASVLPGKRPVAWVLLAAIFLAFLAIPIWSFTHRERVKPDPDKPGQVIMDASWTSGALSTAHHKMENNCEACHVDAFVAVRDETCLTCHEAIGDHAARPRLTLARGPMSWGDRIQRDVADVFHKPGAGACTDCHTEHEGEGRMKPPAQKFCADCHGSMDKRLEDTKLANASDFGTEHPGFQAAVLTAPGQTEPRRLPLAAHPKTFNGIKFPHALHLRPGGGPAQMAMRLGKGAGYGARLECASCHKPSRDGVRFQPVKMESSCGSCHSLVYDRSGGNFRTLPHGNVGKMRAALASADRAPRRPIASGRRRPGEYAPGGIYYGNFAPPQRASVPLASRMLSIGGVCSECHYPGGKDGVLPVIQPARYMAHGWFDHADHKKEKCATCHAATQSNSASDLLLPDIKTCRTCHLGEDAAKPKVASSCAMCHSYHPRGSQPPVRVQDTQRKVAMRQTAGEP from the coding sequence TTGGGCTTCCGCATCCGCCAGATCGACACCACCGCGACGGGGCGGGAGATCGTGCGCGAAAGGCGGGTCGAGGGCGATACGCTTACCATAGGCCGGTCGGCCGAGAACGACATCGCCATCCCCGATCTTGCGGTGGAGCAACATCACGTCAGGGTCGCGGCGGGAGAGGGCGACAGGTGGACGTTCGAGGCAGCCGGCACGCTCGGCTTCACGCTCGACGGTCGCACACGCGAGTCGGAGACGGTCGAGGATGGCGGGGCCGAGCTGGTGCTCGGCGCCTATCGGCTCGACTTCGCAGCGGGAGCGGATGGCGAGGTCGACGTCACCGTCCGCAAGCGGGAGGAGCGAGAGGGGGGGCGGAGCGAGGGTGTCCACGGCTTCACGCTTGCCAGTGTGTTGCCGGGCAAGCGACCGGTGGCGTGGGTCTTGCTGGCGGCCATCTTCCTCGCCTTCCTGGCCATCCCGATCTGGTCGTTCACGCATCGCGAGCGGGTAAAGCCCGATCCCGACAAGCCGGGCCAGGTTATCATGGACGCGAGCTGGACGAGCGGCGCTCTGAGCACCGCGCACCACAAGATGGAGAACAACTGCGAGGCCTGCCACGTCGATGCGTTCGTGGCGGTGCGCGACGAGACTTGCCTCACCTGTCATGAGGCTATCGGCGATCACGCTGCCCGACCCCGGCTCACTCTCGCGCGCGGTCCGATGTCGTGGGGCGACCGGATCCAGCGCGACGTGGCCGACGTGTTCCACAAGCCGGGCGCCGGAGCATGCACCGATTGTCACACCGAGCACGAGGGCGAGGGGCGGATGAAGCCGCCGGCCCAGAAGTTCTGCGCCGACTGTCATGGCTCGATGGACAAGCGCCTTGAGGATACGAAGCTGGCCAACGCATCGGATTTCGGGACCGAGCACCCTGGCTTCCAGGCGGCAGTGCTTACCGCTCCGGGCCAAACCGAGCCGCGACGCCTTCCGCTCGCCGCGCATCCAAAGACCTTCAACGGGATCAAATTTCCCCACGCGCTCCACCTGCGACCTGGCGGTGGACCGGCGCAGATGGCGATGCGCCTGGGCAAGGGGGCGGGTTACGGCGCGCGGCTCGAGTGCGCGTCCTGTCATAAGCCGAGCAGGGACGGGGTGCGTTTCCAGCCGGTGAAGATGGAATCGAGCTGCGGATCGTGTCACAGCCTCGTCTACGACCGGTCGGGCGGCAACTTCCGCACCCTGCCGCACGGCAACGTAGGCAAGATGCGCGCCGCGCTCGCGAGTGCCGACCGGGCACCGCGCCGCCCGATCGCCAGCGGACGACGCCGGCCCGGGGAATACGCGCCAGGGGGCATCTACTATGGCAACTTCGCTCCGCCGCAGCGCGCGTCTGTTCCCCTGGCTTCGCGGATGTTGTCGATCGGCGGGGTATGCAGCGAATGCCACTATCCGGGCGGCAAGGACGGCGTCCTACCTGTTATCCAGCCGGCGCGCTACATGGCTCATGGCTGGTTCGACCACGCGGACCACAAGAAGGAGAAGTGCGCGACCTGCCACGCCGCGACACAGTCGAACTCCGCTTCCGACTTGCTGCTGCCAGACATCAAGACGTGCCGCACCTGCCATCTCGGCGAGGACGCCGCCAAGCCCAAGGTCGCCTCGAGCTGTGCAATGTGTCACAGCTATCACCCGCGCGGCAGCCAGCCGCCGGTGCGGGTGCAGGATACGCAGCGCAAGGTCGCCATGCGCCAGACGGCAGGGGAACCGTAA
- a CDS encoding phosphodiesterase, whose protein sequence is MLIAQMTDIHIGFDPEEEPEELNLRRFRATLARLLGGPNKPDMLVLSGDITDNGDIESFEDVAALLEGTPFAVWPMVGNHDSREGLFRAFPAIKGEAGFVQYTVDVDGLRLIMLDTMEPGRHGGAFCEVRAGWLAAQLASNPETPTLIFMHHPPVVSGIDWMDPAPEEDWIRRFGSVVEGHQQIIGIHCGHLHRPITTMFRGIPLSVTGSVAPLVAMDLRPVDLDHPDGRDLITTEPPSYALHRWDGKALVSHYEDVSGWHALAHYTDKLQPMIHDMFGERGPRD, encoded by the coding sequence ATGCTGATCGCCCAAATGACCGACATCCACATCGGGTTCGATCCCGAGGAGGAGCCCGAGGAACTCAACTTGCGCCGGTTCCGGGCTACCCTCGCGCGATTGCTGGGCGGGCCGAACAAGCCCGACATGCTCGTCCTCTCGGGCGACATCACTGACAATGGCGACATCGAAAGTTTCGAGGATGTCGCCGCGCTGCTTGAAGGCACGCCATTCGCCGTCTGGCCGATGGTGGGCAATCACGACAGCCGCGAAGGACTGTTTCGCGCCTTTCCGGCAATCAAGGGCGAGGCCGGGTTCGTCCAGTACACGGTCGACGTGGACGGGCTGCGGCTGATCATGCTCGATACGATGGAGCCGGGACGGCACGGCGGTGCGTTCTGCGAAGTGCGAGCCGGGTGGCTGGCGGCGCAGCTTGCGTCTAACCCCGAAACGCCGACCCTCATATTCATGCATCACCCTCCGGTCGTCAGCGGGATCGACTGGATGGATCCGGCCCCGGAAGAGGACTGGATCAGGCGGTTTGGTTCGGTGGTCGAGGGTCACCAGCAGATCATCGGCATCCATTGCGGTCACCTGCACCGGCCGATCACCACCATGTTCCGGGGCATCCCGCTCAGCGTCACCGGCTCGGTCGCGCCGCTGGTGGCGATGGACCTGCGGCCCGTGGACCTCGATCATCCCGACGGGCGTGATCTCATCACCACCGAGCCGCCAAGCTATGCGCTTCACCGGTGGGACGGAAAGGCCCTGGTCAGCCATTACGAGGACGTCAGCGGCTGGCACGCGCTGGCGCACTACACCGACAAGCTGCAGCCGATGATCCACGACATGTTCGGCGAGCGCGGCCCCCGCGACTAG
- a CDS encoding DUF4331 family protein, which yields MRTLIGWLVGAGVLAMLAALGLLVSGAANHAADHLDPPGRTDPAIDSTPDVPADIADVFAWYGPDTVKLALTFAGPSVGSQPAVYDRDVLYKVLVSTAPPDDTPEIVIRTRFGAGTRPNEYGVRFEGVPGVTGSIEGPVETTLEKDGVKARAGLFDDPFYFDLRGFRETRSTGSIRFNNQRDFFAGQNDTGFILEIPRSRFAGGNGTINVWATTARFGGQK from the coding sequence ATGCGAACTTTGATCGGTTGGTTGGTCGGAGCAGGCGTCCTTGCGATGCTCGCGGCGCTTGGACTGCTCGTGAGCGGGGCAGCGAACCATGCCGCCGACCACCTCGATCCACCGGGCCGCACCGATCCTGCGATAGATAGCACTCCCGACGTTCCAGCCGATATCGCCGACGTGTTCGCGTGGTACGGGCCTGACACTGTCAAACTGGCGCTGACCTTTGCCGGTCCCAGTGTGGGGAGCCAGCCGGCGGTTTACGATCGCGACGTGCTTTACAAGGTTCTGGTTTCCACCGCGCCGCCCGATGACACGCCGGAAATCGTCATCCGCACGCGCTTCGGTGCCGGCACCCGTCCCAACGAGTACGGAGTCCGCTTCGAAGGCGTTCCGGGAGTGACCGGATCGATCGAAGGGCCGGTCGAAACGACGCTGGAGAAAGACGGGGTCAAGGCACGCGCAGGGCTGTTCGACGACCCATTCTACTTCGATCTGCGCGGGTTTCGGGAGACCCGGTCGACCGGGTCCATCCGTTTCAACAACCAGCGCGATTTCTTCGCCGGGCAGAACGATACCGGATTCATCCTGGAGATCCCGCGCAGTCGTTTCGCTGGGGGCAATGGCACGATCAACGTCTGGGCCACTACCGCCCGGTTCGGGGGGCAGAAGTGA